The following are encoded together in the Panicum virgatum strain AP13 chromosome 6K, P.virgatum_v5, whole genome shotgun sequence genome:
- the LOC120711912 gene encoding uncharacterized protein LOC120711912, protein MAAPGGLEQWQKDGFFQAAEEVQESADLMESIYRTWMRERSNGSSSEEVNDLQRELQTALGTAKWQLEQFERAVSSSNDKYSLEEGTVARRRQFVVAIEDQISRVEKEINGSSMDNGRQGLNWVKLDDEERDDLVAFLSAPAEFFSEMSTDNSYHIPSRQNNVPIGMNDDRDAALIIKDIHEVPRRQISSAKSDVCGLVDQFHGHRTNLSSGDSHWKIDIGNEMDDDKKSSPNGVEASNQTTALSGIRRSTESLTRMRWFWNSLWKPKSDEHHPIRYDMPNNLDFRVLSLLTQRFNGLTERSRNYLTSWKENSRISSRTGGLHIQGQQQTMQFGRSIRITLLLVLSVFLIVPFLVSSA, encoded by the exons ATGGCGGCGCCGGGAGGGCTCGAGCAGTGGCAGAAGGACGGGTTCTTCCAGGCCGCCGAGGAGGTGCAGGAGTCGGCGGACTT GATGGAATCTATCTATAGAACTTGGATGCGAGAACGCAGTAATGGTTCTAGCTCAGAGGAGGTAAATGATTTGCAAAGGGAGCTACAGACAGCTTTAGGGACTGCAAAATGGCAG TTGGAGCAGTTTGAGAGAGCTGTAAGTTCAAGCAATGATAAGTATTCACTGGAAGAGGGTACAGTGGCCAGACGTCGGCAGTTTGTTGTAGCAATTGAGGATCAGATTTCTCGTGTAGAGAAAGAAATAAACGGTTCTTCAATGGACAATGGCAGGCAAGGTCTCAACTGGGTGAAGCTAGATGATGAGGAGCGAGATGACCtagttgcttttctttcagCACCTGCAGAGTTTTTTTCAGAAATGAGCACAGACAATAGTTACCATATTCCATCTAGACAAAACAATGTGCCAATTGGCATGAATGATGACAGAGATGCGGCTTTGATCATTAAAGACATTCATGAAGTACCACGCAGGCAAATTTCTAGTGCCAAGAGTGATGTTTGTGGTCTAGTTGACCAATTTCATGGCCACAGAACAAATTTGAGTTCTGGTGATAGTCACTGGAAGATTGACATTGGTAATGAGATGGATGATGATAAAAAATCATCTCCAAACGGGGTTGAGGCCTCAAATCAGACAACTGCTTTATCAGGCATCCGGAGAAGCACAGAATCTTTAACAAGAATGAGATGGTTCTGGAATAGCTTGTGGAAACCTAAGAGTGATGAACATCATCCAATAAGATACGATATGCCAAATAATCTTGACTTCAGGGTTCTGTCCTTATTAACACAG AGATTTAATGGGCTTACTGAAAGAAGCAGAAATTATTTAACAAGTTGGAAGGAGAATTCCAGAATTTCTTCAAGGACGGGTGGGCTTCATATACAAGGCCAACAGCAAACCATGCAGTTTGGCCGTTCTATTCGGATCACCCTATTACTGGTGTTGAGTGTCTTTCTGATTG TACCCTTTCTGGTCTCCTCTGCATGA